A window of Desmospora profundinema genomic DNA:
CGTCGGTATTTTTGTAGCTTATCTGGGGGGGAGGGGGGTTGGGCTGTTGACGGCTCAGCCCACTATTGTAACCGGATTGTTGATCGGCACCATTGTCGGTGTGGCTCTCTTCCGCGGTGTGCCGGTGGGTCCGTTGATCGCAGCGGGGATCCTGTCTTTATTTGTCCAATGGTTGAAATGAATCGTTTTTTCACGAATAAGCGGATCCATCCCACCGGTATCTCTCCACTTTTTCCAAGTCCCATTCCGCCCCGATCCCCGGGCCCCGGGGAAGTGGGACGGCTCCGGCGACGGGTTGGATCGAGAGCAGGGAGGAAAAGGGGTTTTCCATCGCATCCCACTCAATCGCTTCAATCGATTCGTTTTTCATCTTGCTCCAGGGTGACAGGCACCCCTGCAGCAACAGGGAGTACCAGCGGGAGAGGATTCCGTCATAGGTGTGGGGAGAAGCTTGCAAACCGTGGCAGCGTATCATTTGCAAGGTGTCGCGCATGGCATCCACTCCCCCGACGTGGAGAACATCCGGTTGAAGAATATCGAAGGCTCCTTCCCTGAGTGCGGGTAAAAATCGGCGGGGCTCCTGTAGGTTTTCCCCGCCGGCGATCGGGATGGTGCAGCGGGTGCGCAGCAGCTGATAATCCCGGATTTGATCCAGGGGGAGGGGTTCCTCAAACCACAGCCACTGGTCCCATCTCATGAATATCCGGTTCCAGCGGAGGGCCGTCGCCACATCATAACTTTGGTTGGCATCAACCGCCACCTCCACTTCAGTTCCATCCAAACCCTTGAGCAAGGAGGTCACATGGTGGTGATCCTCTTTCCAGGGGCGGCCGCCCACTTTGATTTTCACCTGCTGAAATCCCTGTGATACCGCCTGTTCCACCATGGTAAGGGATCGTCGGATCCAATCGGGCCGGTCCGTATAGGATTGGAAGGAGGCGTACACGGGAACGGATGGTCTCCTGGCTCCCCCCCACAAATCACAGACGGATACCTGTGCATGATGGGCCAGGATTTCAGTCAAGGCCATGCTGATCCCCGCTGCCGCCTGCGGGTTCCACTTTTTGATGTTCGCGACCAGTTGTGAACGGTTGGTGACGGGTTTACCAACTAGAAAAGGGATGATTCGTCCACGAAACTCCTTTTCCACTGCCGGCAGCCAGCCTGTACACTCTCCCCATCCTTCCAGCCCTGAACGGGTCCGGATCCGGAATAGGAACACGGTCCGGTACTTTTTATATCCGTTGGCGTCCCCATAAGGTTCTTGCAATCGGTGAAACAGAGGAAACGTATCCACTTCTGCAATGATCATCTCATCTTCTCCCCGGCCATTGACGTCATTTTTTACTATCCCTTCGGGAGGTTTTCTTTATGATCCATAAAAACAGAAGAAGATCGGATCGTCTATTTTGCCGGTCCTCGAATAAATCGAAAGTCTTTGTTTCACTCTACAATAGAAATAGTCGCGGAAGGCACTCATGGTCATGACTGGGCATTCATTCGTTCGATCTGAAAAATCCCTCCAGAAGGAAGTGAGCACGAATGAACCATAATCATATAATCGGCTATGCCACATTGGCGTTGAAAAATTTGGGGTATTCCAGGGATGAGATATGGAAGGTGGTCCACGAGATGCACGGTTTGTTTGATTTTCAATCGGAAGAAGATGCAGCAAAACAAGCAGAAACCTTTTTGAAGGATGATAACTGAACGTGGATGAGGCGATTTCTGACTGTGGATGGCCGGGAATGAGGAGTGGGATAGGATTTCACGGGGCAACATCCAAGTCCCTGTTAATATAAAAAGAAGGAATCCTCCTTTGTAATCAAGGTTGGGATTCCTTTTCTTTATGATTGTCGGGGTACTGCATCGGACACTTCATTTTTTATCCCAAACGACGATAAACAGGGTGGCAATCGGTCCCATAAACAACGAGAGCAAAAACCAGTTTCGCCCACTCCGGTTTTTCCCTTGGGCAAGGCCGGCGTTGATCAGGGCAAGCGTTCCCCAACCGACATAAAAGTGATCCATTTGATGTGAGGCTCCTTCTTACAGTGATAGGGTACTCTATCATTACGTGTGAAGGAGAAATCGGTTCCCTGAATACCGTGTTTTTATTTTGTTTGTTAAGAGGGTAGTGCCGAATAAGAATTTTACTTATATTTATATAAATAGTATTAAATAGAATCAGATGAGCAGGAAAGATGAGACGCTGATGTGGTTCCTTTTTTGTATGGACACTATTTGGACTAGTTGTATAGACGACTATACTTTTAAGTGCTAGTATGTAGGAAATCATGCTGTATGAACATATGGCCAGAAAAAGTAAGTAACGACTCATCTTTTAAGACAAAGGAGTGAGACAAATGCTTCATTTCTTTCAGAGAATTGGCAAGTCTCTGATGTTGCCAATCGCGGTGTTACCTGTGGCGGCTCTGCTGTTGCGTCTGGGACAGGATGATCTGTTGGGAATTGCTTTTATCGCCAGTGCTGGAGATGGCATTTTTAAAAACCTGCCCTTGATCTTTGCAATCGGCTTGGCCATCGGTTTCTCCAGGGACGGGAGCGGAACAGCCGCTCTCGCCGGCGTCGTCGGCTACCTGGTGTTGAGCCATTCGACGGCGGCGATTGACGAGGGAATCAATATGGGGGTGTTAGGAGGGATTGTGACCGGGATTATCGCCGGTACGCTCTATAATCGCTTTCATACCATTCAGTTGCCTGACTGGCTTGCTTTTTTCGGAGGAAGACGGTTTGTCCCAATCGTGACCGCCACTGTCATGGTGATCCTGGGCGGCATCTTTGGCTTGGTTTGGCCGCCGATTCAGGATGCGATCAACGCTCTGGGTGAATGGATCATCAATGCTGGTGCTTTGGGGGTAGGGGTATACGGATTCTTAAACCGTCTGCTCATCCCCGTAGGTTTACATCACGTCATAAACAGCCTCGTTTGGTTTGTTTTCGGCAGCTTTAACGGTGCAGAAGGGGATTTGAACCGATTTTTCGCCGGTGATCCTTCTGCCGGCATATTCATGGCCGGGTTTTTTCCCATCATGATGTTCGGGTTGCCCGGCGCCGCTCTCGCCATGATATTAGCAGCGCGAAAGGAACGGAGAAAAGCGGTGGCCGGACTCCTGTTCAGTTTTGCCTTTACTTCGTTCCTGACGGGGATTACGGAACCGATTGAGTTTGCTTTTATGTTCCTCTCGCCGCTCCTGTATGGAATCCACGCGCTGCTGACCGCCAGTTCCTTCGTGGTAACCTATCTGTTGGATATTCACCACGGGTTCGGTTTTTCAGCGGGTGCCAT
This region includes:
- a CDS encoding mandelate racemase/muconate lactonizing enzyme family protein; the encoded protein is MIIAEVDTFPLFHRLQEPYGDANGYKKYRTVFLFRIRTRSGLEGWGECTGWLPAVEKEFRGRIIPFLVGKPVTNRSQLVANIKKWNPQAAAGISMALTEILAHHAQVSVCDLWGGARRPSVPVYASFQSYTDRPDWIRRSLTMVEQAVSQGFQQVKIKVGGRPWKEDHHHVTSLLKGLDGTEVEVAVDANQSYDVATALRWNRIFMRWDQWLWFEEPLPLDQIRDYQLLRTRCTIPIAGGENLQEPRRFLPALREGAFDILQPDVLHVGGVDAMRDTLQMIRCHGLQASPHTYDGILSRWYSLLLQGCLSPWSKMKNESIEAIEWDAMENPFSSLLSIQPVAGAVPLPRGPGIGAEWDLEKVERYRWDGSAYS
- a CDS encoding RuvA C-terminal domain-containing protein; translation: MNHNHIIGYATLALKNLGYSRDEIWKVVHEMHGLFDFQSEEDAAKQAETFLKDDN
- the nagE gene encoding N-acetylglucosamine-specific PTS transporter subunit IIBC yields the protein MLHFFQRIGKSLMLPIAVLPVAALLLRLGQDDLLGIAFIASAGDGIFKNLPLIFAIGLAIGFSRDGSGTAALAGVVGYLVLSHSTAAIDEGINMGVLGGIVTGIIAGTLYNRFHTIQLPDWLAFFGGRRFVPIVTATVMVILGGIFGLVWPPIQDAINALGEWIINAGALGVGVYGFLNRLLIPVGLHHVINSLVWFVFGSFNGAEGDLNRFFAGDPSAGIFMAGFFPIMMFGLPGAALAMILAARKERRKAVAGLLFSFAFTSFLTGITEPIEFAFMFLSPLLYGIHALLTASSFVVTYLLDIHHGFGFSAGAIDFFLNLGLSQRPWLLLGIGLVYGVVYFLVFYGLIRALDLKTPGRDDEEADVPVSEPSDQAEDRRAVLFLEDLGGRENVVSVDHCATRLRLHLQHLSEVDEAALKKHGARGVIRTGASHLQVVVGTDVEFVADAMREHLAIKEGEPGKGEEERN